From Schizosaccharomyces pombe strain 972h- genome assembly, chromosome: II, the proteins below share one genomic window:
- the Tf2-11 gene encoding retrotransposable element/transposon Tf2-type, whose amino-acid sequence MSYANYRYMKARAKRWRPENLDGIQTSDEHLINLFAKILSKHVPEIGKFDPNKDVESYISKLDQHFTEYPSLFPNEHTKRQYTLNHLEELEQQFAERMFSENGSLTWQELLRQPGKVQGSNKGDRLTKTFEGFRNQLDKVQFIRKLMSKANVDDFHTRLFILWMLPYSLRKLKERNYWKSEISEIYDFLEDKRTASYGKTHKRFQPQNKNLGKEFLPKKNNTTNSRNLRKTNISRIEYSSNKFLNHTRKRYEMVLQAELPDFKCSIPCLIDTGTQANIITEETVRAHKLPTRPWSKSVIYGGVYPNKINRKTIKLNISLNGISIKTEFLVVKKFSHPAAISFTTLYDNNIEISSSKHTLSQMNKVSNIVKEPELPDIYKEFKDITAETNTEKLPKPIKGLEFEVELTQENYRLPIRNYPLPPGKMQAMNDEINQGLKSGIIRESKAINACPVMFVPKKEGTLRMVVDYKPLNKYVKPNIYPLPLIEQLLAKIQGSTIFTKLDLKSAYHLIRVRKGDEHKLAFRCPRGVFEYLVMPYGISIAPAHFQYFINTILGEVKESHVVCYMDNILIHSKSESEHVKHVKDVLQKLKNANLIINQAKCEFHQSQVKFIGYHISEKGFTPCQENIDKVLQWKQPKNRKELRQFLGSVNYLRKFIPKTSQLTHPLNNLLKKDVRWKWTPTQTQAIENIKQCLVSPPVLRHFDFSKKILLETDASDVAVGAVLSQKHDDDKYYPVGYYSAKMSKAQLNYSVSDKEMLAIIKSLKHWRHYLESTIEPFKILTDHRNLIGRITNESEPENKRLARWQLFLQDFNFEINYRPGSANHIADALSRIVDETEPIPKDSEDNSINFVNQISITDDFKNQVVTEYTNDTKLLNLLNNEDKRVEENIQLKDGLLINSKDQILLPNDTQLTRTIIKKYHEEGKLIHPGIELLTNIILRRFTWKGIRKQIQEYVQNCHTCQINKSRNHKPYGPLQPIPPSERPWESLSMDFITALPESSGYNALFVVVDRFSKMAILVPCTKSITAEQTARMFDQRVIAYFGNPKEIIADNDHIFTSQTWKDFAHKYNFVMKFSLPYRPQTDGQTERTNQTVEKLLRCVCSTHPNTWVDHISLVQQSYNNAIHSATQMTPFEIVHRYSPALSPLELPSFSDKTDENSQETIQVFQTVKEHLNTNNIKMKKYFDMKIQEIEEFQPGDLVMVKRTKTGFLHKSNKLAPSFAGPFYVLQKSGPNNYELDLPDSIKHMFSSTFHVSHLEKYRHNSELNYATIDESDIGTILHILEHKNREQVLYLNVKYISNLNPSTIMSGWTTLATALQADKAIVNDYIKNNNLNI is encoded by the coding sequence ATGTCCTACGCAAATTATCGTTATATGAAAGCAAGAGCAAAACGATGGAGACCAGAGAATTTGGATGGAATTCAAACATCAGACgaacatttaataaacctttttgcaaaaatattatcgaAGCATGTACCAGAGATAGGGAAATTCGATCCTAATAAGGATGTTGAAAGttacatttcaaaacttgatcAACACTTTACTGAATACCCTTCATTATTCCCAAATGAGCATACTAAAAGACAGTATACATTGAATCACCTAGAAGAATTAGAGCAACAATTCGCTGAACGCATGTTTTCTGAGAATGGAAGTCTTACATGGCAAGAATTACTCAGACAACCAGGGAAAGTACAAGGATCCAACAAAGGTGATCGTTTAactaaaacatttgaaggTTTTAGAAATCAATTGGACAAAGTTCAATTTATAAGGAAACTCATGTCAAAGGCAAATGTTGATGATTTCCATACTCGCTTGTTTATATTATGGATGCTGCCATATTCCTTAAGGaaattaaaggaaagaaattactGGAAATCGGAAATCAGTGAAATTTATGACTTTTTAGAGGACAAAAGAACAGCCTCGTATGGTAAAACTCACAAGCGTTTTCAACcgcaaaataaaaatctagGAAAAGAGTTCCttccaaagaaaaataacacCACTAATAGCAGAAACCTGAGGAAGACAAATATTTCGAGAATAGAATACTCATCTAACAAATTCCTAAATCATACTAGGAAACGTTACGAAATGGTATTACAAGCTGAACTTCCAGACTTCAAGTGCTCAATACCCTGTCTAATCGATACGGGCACTCaagcaaatattataaCAGAAGAAACTGTTCGAGCACATAAACTGCCTACCAGACCCTGGTCAAAAAGTGTGATATATGGTGGAGTTTATCCAAATAAGATTAATcgcaaaacaataaaacttAACATAAGTCTAAATGGAATATCAATCAAAACAGAATTCTTGgttgtaaagaaattttcgCATCCAGCTGCTATCTCCTTCACAACATTATATGACAATAACATTGAAATATCTAGCAGTAAACACACGCTCTCTCAAATGAAcaaagtttcaaatattGTCAAGGAACCTGAGTTACCAGATATCTATAAAGAATTCAAAGACATTACTGCAGAAACCAATACGGAAAAGCTACCAAAGCCAATAAAAGGGTTAGaatttgaagttgaacTAACTCAAGAAAACTACAGATTACCTATCAGAAATTACCCGCTACCACCGGGAAAAATGCAAGCTATgaatgatgaaattaatcaaGGATTAAAAAGTGGAATTATACGAGAATCTAAAGCCATTAACGCCTGTCCAGTAATGTTCGTTCCGAAAAAGGAAGGCACCTTGAGAATGGTGGTTGACTACAAACCTTTAAATAAGTATGTCAAACCCAATATATATCCGTTACCACTTATTGAACAATTACTTGCTAAAATACAAGGTTCtacaatttttactaaacttGACCTCAAAAGTGCCTATCACTTGATACGAGTAAGAAAAGGAGATGAACATAAACTTGCTTTTCGCTGTCCTCGtggagtttttgaatatctaGTAATGCCTTATGGCATATCTATAGCTCCAGcacattttcaatactttaTCAATACAATACTTGGTGAAGTCAAAGAATCGCATGTAGTATGTTATATggataatattttaattcattcaaaatcggAATCTGAACATGTAAAACATGTTAAAGACGTTCTacagaaattaaaaaatgcgaacttaattatcaatcaagcaaaatgtgaatttcatcaatcacaagtaaaatttatagGGTATCACATTTCGGAAAAAGGATTTACGCCTTGTCAAGAAAATATAGACAAAGTCTTACAATGGAAGCAACCTAAGAATCGTAAAGAATTACGACAATTTCTAGGTTCTGTCAATTATCTTAGGAAATTCATTCCAAAGACATCACAATTAACACATCCACTCaataatcttttgaaaaaggatgTACGCTGGAAATGGACACCAACACAAACCCAAGCGatagaaaacattaaacaATGTTTAGTTTCTCCTCCGGTGCTACGACACTTTGATTTCAGTAAAAAGATTCTACTAGAAACTGATGCTTCAGATGTCGCTGTAGGAGCCGTATTGTCTCAAAAAcatgatgatgataaatACTATCCTGTTGGATACTATTCAGCAAAGATGTCTAAAGcacaattaaattatagcGTATCGGACAAAGAAATGCTTGCAATCATTAAGTCTCTCAAACATTGGAGACACTATTTAGAATCCACTATCGaacctttcaaaattttaacagaCCATCGAAACTTAATTGGTCGCATTACTAACGAATCCGAGCCTGAAAACAAACGTTTAGCTCGTTggcaattatttttacaagacttcaactttgaaattaaCTACAGACCTGGATCAGCAAATCACATAGCTGATGCCTTATCCAGAATTGTTGACGAAACAGAACCAATTCCAAAAGATTCAGAAGACAATAGTATCAACTTTGTTAATCAAATCTCGATAACcgatgattttaaaaaccaaGTGGTTACAGAATATACGAATGAtacaaaattgttgaatttaCTAAACAATGAAGACAAACGAGTAGAAGAGAATATCCAACTCAAAGATGGCTTACTAATTAACAGTAAAGACCAAATCTTATTACCTAATGATACTCAGCTGACTAGgacaattattaaaaagtatcatGAAGAAGGTAAATTGATTCATCCAGGCATTGAACTTCTTACAAACATTATATTACGTAGATTTACGTGGAAAggaataagaaaacaaatacaagAATATGTACAGAACTGCCATACATgtcaaataaacaaatctagGAATCATAAACCTTATGGACCTTTACAACCAATTCCCCCATCAGAAAGACCTTGGGAATCTTTATCAATGGATTTTATTACAGCTTTACCAGAATCATCTGGTTATAATGCACTTTTCGTGGTAGTTGAccgattttcaaaaatggcaATCTTAGTACCTTGTACGAAATCCATTACAGCAGAGCAAACAGCTCGAATGTTTGATCAACGAGTTATTGCTTATTTCGGCAatccaaaagaaatcattgcAGATAATgatcatatttttacttccCAAACGTGGAAAGATTTCGcacataaatataatttcgTTATGAAATTTTCGTTACCATACAGACCACAAACTGATGGACAAACTGAGCGTACAAACCAAACTGTGGAGAAATTACTAAGATGTGTATGTAGCACACATCCAAATACATGGGTAGATCATATATCCCTAGTGCAACAATCTTACAACAATGCGATACATTCAGCAACTCAAATGACACCTTTTGAGATAGTACATCGCTATTCACCAGCTTTATCACCTTTAGAGTTACCTAGCTTTAGTGACAAAACTGACGAAAACTCTCAGGAAACGATCCAAGTATTTCAAACAGTTAAAGAACACTTGAATACAAACAAcataaagatgaaaaagtatttcgatatgaaaatacaagaaattgaagaatttcaaCCTGGAGACCTAGTTATGGTCAAAAGAACGAAAACAggttttcttcataaatcCAATAAATTAGCACCTAGTTTTGCAGGACCGTTCTATGTGTTACAGAAGTCGGGTCCAAACAACTATGAATTGGATCTTCCAGATTCAATCAAGCACATGTTTTCATCTACTTTTCATGTTTCTCACCTAGAAAAGTATCGACATAATTCAGAACTCAATTACGCTACCATTGATGAGTCTGATATTGGAACAATTCTTCATATCCTAGAACATAAAAACAGAGAACAAGTACTCTACTTAAATGTCAAGTACATTTCGAATCTAAATCCGAGTACTATTATGTCAGGATGGACTACATTAGCTACAGCGCTACAAGCGGACAAAGCAATTGTCAatgattatattaaaaacaataatctAAATATCTGA
- the pfl5 gene encoding glycoprotein, with amino-acid sequence MLVFTDLIFLAIFAHIGKATAKVWNRNVQGFLDLNLPNECSQYTTIYSDGPSEYTSTLPYTHSFSNASVYTTLITITNSQCTGNYSTLTISSQPLIHTNTSISKPSQTATPQNTNTTQVSLTNGTTTNSYSNTNSLPITDTINGTTELIIPTTSYNNQSHTLIYSTYTSTYLPNSTIDLSILPHSTISTLSTVSINDTSASLSKTTSPTAGTITETIVSGSVGYTSTFPASGTTSGTVEVVEPTAGTITETIVSGSVGYTSTFPANGTTSGTVEVVEPTAGTITETIVSGSVGYTSTFPANGTTSGTVEVVEPTAGTITETIVSGSVGYTSTFPANGTTSGTVEVVEPTAGTVTETIVSGSVGYTSTFPASGTTSGTVEVVEPTAGTITETIVSGSKAFTSTFPANGTTSGTVEVVEPTAGTITKTIVSGSKTFTSTFPANGTTSGTVEVVEPTAGTITETIVSGSVGYTSTFPANGTTSGTVEVVEPTAGTITETIVSGSKTFTSTFPASGTTSGTVEVVEPTAGTITETIVSGSKAFTSTFPANGTTSGTVEVVEPTAGTITETIVSGSVGYTSTFPASGTTSGTVEVVEPTAGTVTETIVSGSVGYTSTFPASGTTSGTVEVVEPTAGTVTETIVSGSVGYTSTFPASGTTSGTVEVVEPTAGTITETIVSGSKAFTSTFPANGTTSGTVEVVEPTAGTITETIVSGSKTFTSTFPANGTTSGTVEVVEPTAGTITETIVSGSVGYTSTFPASGTTSGTVEVVEPTAGTVTETVISGSVSFMSTITAHDTSSGAVIVVEPTAGTVTETIVSGSIPFTSTIPAQGTTSGTVEVVEPTAGTVTETIISGSVGYTSTFPAQGTTSGTVEVVEPTAGTVTETIISGSVGYTSTFPAQGTTSGTVEIVAPTAGTVTETIVSGSIPFTSTIPAQGTTSGTVEVVEPTAGTVTETIISGSVGYTSTFPAQGTTSGTVEIVAPTAGTVTETIVSGSIPFTSTIPAQGTTSGTVEVVEPTAGTVTETIISGSVGYTSTFPAQGTTSGTVEVVEPTAGTVTETIVSGSIPFTSTIPAQGTTSGTVEIVVPTAGTVTSTTGSGTSWFTTTVPATGTRSGSVIVVSPTAPACSSTPFAECPNLNFNFHSKNVNFPPADIRVISVTPKGNNMYDATVQFTTSSTMSKKSLSELKILGLSQTYLLYSYNSKVDNISNPGSWTSTVTVQGTSTGSYICMPHFQIQYDWCSAGVTDMSECNTWSYQKSYDYITGCNNYDNQGNSQTDASDYCWNVC; translated from the coding sequence ATGCTAGTGTTTACAGATCTTATTTTTCTCGCTATCTTTGCTCATATTGGGAAGGCTACTGCAAAAGTATGGAACAGAAATGTACAAGGATTTCTTGATTTAAACTTGCCAAATGAATGTTCACAATACACAACAATTTACAGTGACGGCCCTAGTGAATATACTTCAACGTTGCCATACACGCACTCCTTTAGCAACGCAAGTGTATATACTACCTTAATTACTATAACAAACAGTCAATGCACCGGAAACTACTCAACATTGACAATATCATCACAACCTTTAATACATACTAATACTTCCATTTCCAAGCCTTCGCAAACAGCTACACCACAAAACACTAATACCACACAAGTCTCCTTAACCAATGGAACGACAACCAACAGTTATTCTAACACAAACTCCCTGCCAATTACAGATACTATCAATGGAACTACTGAATTAATTATTCCAACAACTAGCTACAACAACCAAAGCCATACTCTTATTTACAGTACCTACACCTCCACCTACCTCCCCAATTCTACAATTGACTTATCTATTCTACCACACTCAACAATAAGCACTCTAAGTACAGTCTCCATAAATGATACTAGCGCGTCATTGTCAAAAACAACTTCACCCACTGCTGGAACTATTACTGAGACGATTGTTTCTGGTTCTGTTGGATATACTTCCACGTTTCCTGCTAGTGGAACTACCTCTGGCACTGTAGAGGTGGTTGAACCCACTGCTGGAACTATCACTGAGACTATTGTTTCTGGTTCTGTTGGATATACTTCGACATTCCCAGCTAATGGAACTACCTCTGGTACCGTGGAAGTAGTTGAACCCACTGCTGGAACTATCACTGAGACTATTGTTTCTGGTTCTGTTGGATATACTTCGACATTCCCAGCTAATGGAACTACCTCTGGTACCGTGGAAGTAGTTGAACCCACTGCTGGAACTATCACTGAGACTATTGTTTCTGGTTCTGTTGGATATACTTCGACATTCCCAGCTAATGGAACTACCTCTGGCACTGTAGAGGTGGTTGAACCCACTGCTGGAACTGTTACTGAGACCATTGTTTCTGGTTCTGTTGGATATACTTCCACGTTCCCTGCTAGTGGAACTACCTCTGGCACTGTAGAGGTGGTTGAACCCACTGCTGGAACTATCACTGAGACCATAGTGTCAGGTTCTAAAGCATTTACTTCCACATTCCCAGCTAATGGAACTACCTCTGGTACCGTGGAAGTAGTCGAACCCACTGCTGGAACTATTACAAAGACCATTGTTTCTGGTTCTAAAACTTTTACTTCCACATTCCCAGCTAATGGAACTACCTCTGGTACCGTGGAAGTAGTTGAACCCACTGCTGGAACTATTACAGAGACCATTGTTTCTGGTTCTGTTGGATATACTTCGACATTCCCAGCTAATGGAACTACCTCTGGTACCGTGGAAGTAGTTGAACCCACTGCTGGAACTATTACAGAGACCATTGTTTCTGGTTCTAAAACTTTTACTTCCACGTTCCCTGCTAGTGGAACTACCTCTGGCACTGTAGAGGTGGTTGAACCCACTGCTGGAACTATCACTGAGACCATAGTGTCAGGTTCTAAAGCATTTACTTCCACATTCCCAGCTAATGGAACTACCTCTGGTACCGTGGAAGTAGTTGAACCCACTGCTGGAACTATTACAGAGACCATTGTTTCTGGTTCTGTTGGATATACTTCCACGTTCCCTGCTAGTGGAACTACCTCTGGCACTGTAGAGGTGGTTGAACCCACTGCTGGAACTGTTACTGAGACCATTGTTTCTGGTTCTGTTGGATATACTTCCACGTTCCCTGCTAGTGGAACTACCTCTGGCACTGTAGAGGTGGTTGAACCCACTGCTGGAACTGTTACTGAGACCATTGTTTCTGGTTCTGTTGGATATACTTCCACGTTCCCTGCTAGTGGAACTACCTCTGGCACTGTAGAGGTGGTTGAACCCACTGCTGGAACTATCACTGAGACCATAGTGTCAGGTTCTAAAGCATTTACTTCCACATTCCCAGCTAATGGAACTACCTCTGGTACCGTGGAAGTAGTCGAACCCACTGCTGGAACTATTACAGAGACCATTGTTTCTGGTTCTAAAACTTTTACTTCCACATTCCCAGCTAATGGAACTACCTCTGGTACCGTGGAAGTAGTTGAACCCACTGCTGGAACTATTACAGAGACCATTGTTTCTGGTTCTGTTGGATATACTTCCACGTTCCCTGCTAGTGGGACTACCTCTGGCACCGTGGAAGTAGTTGAACCCACTGCGGGAACCGTTACTGAGACTGTTATTTCGGGGTCAGTTTCTTTTATGTCAACGATTACTGCTCATGACACTTCGTCTGGTGCTGTCATAGTTGTTGAACCCACTGCTGGTACCGTCACAGAGACTATTGTTTCCGGATCTATTCCGTTTACCTCGACTATCCCTGCTCAAGGTACGACATCAGGAACTGTTGAGGTGGTTGAACCTACCGCTGGTACCGTTACTGAGACCATAATATCAGGTTCTGTTGGGTATACTTCCACATTCCCTGCTCAAGGTACAACATCAGGAACTGTTGAGGTGGTTGAACCTACCGCTGGTACCGTTACTGAGACCATAATATCAGGTTCTGTTGGGTATACTTCCACATTCCCTGCTCAAGGTACAACATCAGGAACTGTTGAGATTGTTGCACCTACCGCTGGTACCGTCACAGAGACTATTGTTTCCGGATCTATTCCGTTTACCTCGACTATCCCTGCTCAAGGTACGACATCAGGAACTGTTGAGGTGGTTGAACCTACCGCTGGTACCGTTACTGAGACTATAATATCAGGTTCTGTTGGGTATACTTCCACATTCCCTGCTCAAGGTACAACATCAGGAACTGTTGAGATTGTTGCACCTACCGCTGGTACCGTCACAGAGACTATTGTTTCCGGATCTATTCCGTTTACCTCGACTATCCCTGCTCAAGGTACGACATCAGGAACTGTTGAGGTGGTTGAACCTACCGCTGGTACCGTTACTGAGACCATAATATCAGGTTCTGTTGGGTATACTTCCACATTCCCTGCTCAAGGTACAACATCAGGAACTGTTGAGGTGGTTGAACCTACCGCTGGTACCGTCACAGAGACTATTGTTTCCGGATCTATTCCGTTTACCTCGACTATCCCTGCTCAAGGTACGACCTCAGGAACTGTTGAGATCGTAGTACCTACTGCTGGTACGGTAACTTCGACTACGGGTTCTGGTACTTCTTGGTTTACTACTACTGTTCCCGCTACTGGTACGAGATCTGGAAGCGTAATTGTTGTTTCTCCAACTGCTCCTGCTTGTTCTTCTACTCCGTTTGCTGAGTGTCCAAAtctaaattttaattttcattcTAAAAATGTGAACTTTCCTCCCGCTGACATTAGGGTAATTAGTGTCACACCGAAGGGTAACAATATGTACGATGCTACAGTTCAGTTCACTACTTCTTCGACTATGTCGAAAAAATCATTGAGTGAATTAAAGATATTGGGATTATCTCAAACCTATCTCTTGTACTCATACAACTCTAAAGTGGACAACATTTCTAATCCTGGCAGCTGGACTTCAACGGTAACTGTTCAAGGTACAAGCACAGGTAGCTATATTTGCATGCCTCATTTCCAAATTCAGTATGATTGGTGTAGTGCTGGTGTTACTGACATGTCTGAATGTAATACATGGAGCTATCAAAAATCCTATGATTATATTACCGGGTGCAATAATTACGATAATCAAGGCAATTCCCAAACGGATGCTTCTGACTATTGTTGGAATGTTTGTTAG
- the cao2 gene encoding Cu(2+) amine oxidase-like protein Cao2, with amino-acid sequence MAEESKAAEYFDPLDPLSFNELRYVVNLVRKSYPEKQISFDVVTLSEPHKEEYVHWRYSSAHEGIPDRRAYVIVLEKEVPGVFEGIVNLTTGKIEKWEHSVDTCPIITADLLAITDEIVRNDANVIEQCKICGVPESGLSNVYCDPWTIGYDERYGSGRRLQQALMYYKPGDSGHLRSIPLDFCPIIDVDQKKVIAIDIPKVRRPIPQDVNSDNNLKKLEQEMEAMKMLKPLRITQPEGVNFRIKGRYIEWQNFCFHIGFNYREGIVLSDVVFNEDGHLRPLFYRISLTEMAVPFGAKGHSHHRKHAYDLGEYGVGYRTNPLSFTCGCEGVIHYMDADFVNYRGEITTIKNAISIHEEDDGVLFKYSDLRDRNANISARSIKLVVSQVFTAANYEYLVYWIFRMDGVIECEIRLTGILNTNAINEDEDLKGHGTQVYPKISAENHEHLFCLRINPMLDGLRNSVATVDALRDKNGTLVSKYIIPETVTEAISNYDSSTGRTWDICNLNKLHPYSGKPVSYKLISRDTSPVLSQPGTTNSDCSGFAENNIYVTPYMDDQIFPTGDYAPQASDDTPKGLSKWISDDPNAQIKNTDIVVWHTFGMIHFPAPEDFPIMPAESIHLFLQPRNFFKHNPALDTSSSVNSTSEATSPNTHHENLRDTSQKRESHSTPHDYEPHVSDKNDKSVEDKLHFVQKDESRPKEPVVDAAQKHEGRSETLAQPGQQNANQSEEKQGGQNGSNGGHHHHHHHHYITGHVYGGYHKHSGSGGHLVDMMKNISDVTHDFAMGNFRYHKYD; translated from the coding sequence ATGGCAGAAGAAAGTAAAGCTGCAGAGTACTTTGATCCATTGGACCCATTGAgctttaatgaattaagaTACGTAGTAAACCTCGTTCGGAAAAGCTATcctgaaaaacaaatttcttttgatgTAGTTACGCTAAGTGAACCACATAAGGAAGAGTACGTTCATTGGAGATATTCTTCTGCTCATGAAGGTATACCCGACAGAAGGGCTTACGTGATTGTActagaaaaagaagttcCTGGAGTATTTGAAGGAATTGTCAACCTTACTACTGGAAAAATAGAGAAATGGGAGCATTCCGTTGATACTTGCCCAATAATTACAGCGGATCTACTAGCCATTACTGATGAAATTGTAAGAAATGATGCAAATGTAATCGAGCAATGCAAAATATGCGGCGTTCCTGAAAGTGGATTGTCTAACGTCTATTGCGACCCTTGGACCATTGGTTATGACGAGCGCTACGGTTCTGGTCGGAGGCTTCAGCAAGCTTTAATGTATTATAAACCCGGCGACAGTGGTCATCTTCGTTCCATTCCGCTGGATTTTTGTCCTATAATTGATGTTGATCAGAAAAAGGTGATAGCTATTGATATTCCCAAAGTAAGACGTCCTATTCCTCAAGATGTAAATTCGGATaacaatttgaaaaagcttGAGCAGGAGATGGAAGCTATGAAAATGCTTAAACCACTCCGTATTACTCAGCCAGAGGGTGTAAATTTTCGTATTAAAGGACGCTATATCGAATGGCAgaacttttgttttcacaTTGGGTTCAACTATAGAGAGGGAATTGTTTTGTCAGACGTAGTTTTTAATGAGGATGGGCACCTTCGCCCTCTTTTTTATCGAATTTCGCTTACTGAAATGGCGGTTCCTTTTGGGGCAAAAGGACATTCGCATCACCGAAAGCATGCATATGATTTAGGGGAATATGGTGTAGGATACCGAACAAATCCTTTGTCTTTTACTTGCGGTTGTGAAGGTGTTATTCATTACATGGATGctgattttgttaattatCGTGGTGAAATAACaactataaaaaatgcaattagCATCCATGAAGAGGATGACGGTGTGCTTTTTAAGTATTCTGATCTCAGGGATCGCAATGCAAATATTTCAGCTAGAAGTATTAAGTTGGTAGTCTCACAAGTATTTACTGCTGCCAACTATGAATACCTTGTTTACTGGATTTTCCGCATGGATGGAGTTATCGAATGTGAAATCAGACTAACTGGAATTTTGAATACGAACGCCAtaaatgaagatgaagacTTAAAAGGTCATGGAACACAAGTATATCCAAAGATCAGCGCTGAAAATCATGAGCACTTATTTTGCCTTCGAATCAACCCAATGCTTGATGGTTTAAGGAATTCAGTTGCTACAGTGGATGCATTAAGGGATAAGAATGGTACTCTAGTatcaaaatatattattcCAGAGACAGTAACTGAAGCAATCAGCAACTATGATTCATCTACCGGTAGGACCTGGGATATCTGTAATTTGAATAAGTTACATCCGTATTCTGGGAAACCTGTATCATATAAGCTTATTTCTCGAGACACATCGCCTGTACTCTCGCAACCCGGTACTACGAATTCTGATTGTTCAGGTTTTGctgaaaataatatttacgTAACTCCTTACATGGACGACCAAATCTTCCCAACTGGTGATTATGCTCCCCAAGCCTCTGATGATACGCCTAAGGGGTTATCTAAATGGATATCCGATGATCCAAATGCACAAATTAAGAATACCGATATCGTCGTTTGGCACACTTTTGGTATGATCCATTTTCCAGCTCCGGAAGATTTTCCAATTATGCCTGCCGAGTCTATTCacctttttttacaacctcgcaatttttttaaacataatCCCGCTCTTGATACATCCTCTTCCGTAAATTCTACTTCTGAAGCAACAAGCCCCAACACTCACCATGAGAATTTGAGGGATACTTctcaaaaaagagaaagtcATAGCACTCCTCATGACTATGAACCTCATGTATCCgataaaaatgataaaagcGTTGAGGATAAGCTTCATTTCGTCCAAAAAGACGAAAGCAGGCCGAAAGAGCCTGTTGTTGATGCTGCCCAAAAACACGAAGGTCGCAGCGAAACACTAGCACAACCGGGTCAGCAAAATGCTAACCAGTCAGAGGAGAAGCAAGGAGGTCAAAACGGTTCAAATGGAGGTCATCACCATCATCATCACCACCATTATATTACTGGTCATGTTTATGGAGGATATCATAAGCATTCTGGTAGTGGAGGCCACTTGGTCGACatgatgaaaaatatcAGTGATGTTACTCATGATTTTGCTATGGGAAATTTTAGATATCATAAGTATGATTAA